The Celeribacter marinus genome window below encodes:
- the nuoK gene encoding NADH-quinone oxidoreductase subunit NuoK, with product MVGLEHYLAVAGALFVIGIFGLFLNRKNVIIILMSIEMILLSVNINLVAFSSFAGDLVGQIFTMLVLTVAAAEAAIGLAILVGFFRNRGTIDVEDVNVMKG from the coding sequence ATGGTCGGACTTGAACATTATCTGGCAGTCGCAGGTGCGCTGTTTGTGATCGGGATTTTCGGTCTCTTTTTGAACCGGAAAAACGTCATTATCATTTTGATGTCTATTGAGATGATCTTGTTATCGGTCAACATCAACCTTGTCGCCTTCTCCTCCTTTGCGGGGGATCTTGTTGGGCAAATCTTTACGATGTTGGTTCTGACTGTCGCCGCCGCCGAGGCTGCGATTGGTTTGGCCATTCTCGTCGGCTTCTTCCGCAATCGCGGCACGATCGACGTCGAAGACGTCAACGTGATGAAAGGGTAA